The genomic DNA GGACAACGGGTCCGGTGAACTTCACGCGCCTTTCCGTAACGGTATGCCCCTGCAAAAGAAAGGCCGTGGTGAAAGCCCCGGCGACGAAGAACACGAGTTCCAGCAGGAAAACCAGGGCCGCGCTCGAATTTCCTTCGGCATATTCCACTGCCGAACGGCTGGCGTGACCCGACATGTGGGACACGAAGGCCCCGAACTGCAGAAAACCCACGGTGTTCACAATGCCCGCGATGAACGCGAGCAGGACGCCCAGCTCCAGGTTTTCGTGAAATCTTTTTATGAAAAGACGGGCATGGCGCAGGACTTTATAATGCAGCGGACGGTTGGGCATGATCAGGCCAGAGCCTTTTGTTGCAGTTGCTTTCGAATGCGTTCCAAAAGCAGCTGCAGCTGCTCAAGCTTCACCGGCTTGCGCAGCATGACTTCAGCGCCGGCGGCCAGCGCCTCCTTTTCCGTGATGTCGGTGAAACCCGTCATCAGGATAAAGACAGGATCGTGGGCTTTCTGCTTCCGCACGCGACGAATCATTTCAACGCCGTTTTCCCCAGGCATGCGCACATCGGATAGGACGATATCAATCGAATTGTTCATGATCTGATGGTAGGCCTGAGCGGTGGTGTTGGCTGTGCTGGTCACAAAGCCGAGGTCTTCCAAAACGTAAGCCAAGGACTCACAGAGATCCTGCTCGTCATCCACGATCAGTATGGAAAATCTTTGCGGGTCAGCCATGGGTGTCGTCTCCCCAAAGTGCAGGCATTTTCTCCATTGTACTTGAGGCCGGTGAAAGCTGCCAGCGGACCTTAGGCTTTCCCTTACAAAAGCCTGCGAGTCCAGTTAGAATAGCCGCTGATAACTGGGAGCGGCAAGATGTTTAAGAAGTTTTATCCCCTCGTCTGCGTTCTGATCCTTTGGTCCTGTGGTGCAGCCTCGAATGACTCCACCGTCATCACCCCCAGCGATAGCATCAGCAGTACGGTTAAGGTCCGATTCAACAGCGCCAATGACACCATCACGGTCCTGGAGAAAGGCCGCGATGCGCAGAGCCAGGTCTTCGAGATCTGCAGCCTCGATATGAGTCCGATCACGGGGGATCTGCCTTACAATCTGGTCGATCAAAACACTCTGGAGCTGGGCAGCAGCAGCTTCGCGTTCAAACGCGCGCTGACCGCACCCAAAACCGAGCCCGGAGTCGCCAGCCGTATTTTTTCCGTATGGGGTAATCCCGATATCATTCGCGAGGGCGTGACGCTGTCCCTGGAGGTCGCGATCGAGGCCGATCAGCTCACCTTCCGCATGAACTGCTCGGGCTGATTCAGCGCCCCAGCGAATGAAAGATGGAATAGAGGCTCAGCAGCAGAAAGGCTGCGAGCAAGAATTTCTTGGCGTATTTGCGTATGTAATAGCTCTGCATAAATTCCTGAGGGCCCTGGGTCCCGCTTTGAGACGCCGGCTATTATGAACCGGATACCAGACTTTGGAAATAGCTATCATCAATCTCATCGGTCTCTGACTCTTCACCCTGCTTCGCTTCGGCAGGTGCTGGGTTGACGCCAAAGTCCATGGCCCCAAACTCTTCGTCCTCCTGGTCCAGAGATTCCAGTTCCTGGATGCGTTTGGGTTCAGTCAGCGCACCGCCCTTGGCTTTTTGAGCCTTCAGGATTTCCACGTTATGGCTGGCCTTGGTAAAGTTGGCATCGAGTGTGGCGGCCTGCTCAAAGGCTGAAAGTGCCTGAGCTGCCTTGCCCCACTTCACGAGACCCACACCCATATTGAAGAACACGCGGGCCAGAACCTGAGTGTCGCTCGATACATAAGTGACAGCCGACTTATAAAGGCTGAGCCCCTGCTTGTATTGACCCTGGCGAATGGCCATGATCGCAGCGCTGTTGAAAATGGACGCGAGTTCCTGCGGCGTTTCAATCTGCGTGAGGAACTTCATGGCTTCATTCACATGACCTTCGAGCAACTCGCACTGGGCCTTGCCGACTTTGGCTTCCTTGAAGTCCTTATCGAGTTTCAAGGCCTCGTTGAATTTGCCAAGGGCCTCTTCCGTCTTATCCATATTCAGAAGGATATGCCC from Oligoflexus sp. includes the following:
- a CDS encoding response regulator, whose translation is MADPQRFSILIVDDEQDLCESLAYVLEDLGFVTSTANTTAQAYHQIMNNSIDIVLSDVRMPGENGVEMIRRVRKQKAHDPVFILMTGFTDITEKEALAAGAEVMLRKPVKLEQLQLLLERIRKQLQQKALA